In a genomic window of Helianthus annuus cultivar XRQ/B chromosome 10, HanXRQr2.0-SUNRISE, whole genome shotgun sequence:
- the LOC110882282 gene encoding receptor-like protein 30 has translation MMMISWIFLVIGLHAQPAYNQCLKDQQSLLLAFKNDLVYDPSSQIAKWNPSVDCCDWGGITCDKEGHVTGLDLSSQNVYGSINDSSSLFGLEFLQSLNLAYNDFDSLLGFSKLTQRLTYLNLSNAYSEGQLPVDFSLITSLVTLDLSLAARNVYMVYLDHLENLVQNLTELRHLYLDYINILAHNNWAGVISSSLPNLQVLSLTSCGLRGSLDSSLGNLKHLSVILLDGNNFSSGIPESLADLQNLTVLSLPGCDLTGLLPSKIFQVPTLKTIDLSGNEMLQGALPDSVGALELENLDLSGCGFSGPIPDSMQTLTSLRYLDLSANRFTGPIPSFQLSKNHLVWVNFYQNNLTGGIPSSHWEGFDTLEYLNLASNYLTGRFPESFLTLKSLRELHLSNNSFSGNINDPSNVSSYYKLNTMDLSSNKFEGPIPGFIFKLAALSTLKLSSNKFTGRVDLHMFGRLKELQALDLSYNNLTVSVDRSESASASLSQISTLKLASCYMQHFPDLNLDLSYNQLSGEIPNWIWEVGNGFLRSLNLSHNRFSSLQKPYTFPFLLDVLDLHSNHLDGEIPIPPRRVYILDYSSNNFRSSIPVDFGNVLTSTFFFSVSNNNLVGPIPQSICNASSLVVLDLSNNSLNGSLPSCLATKTLKVLNLRGNNFTGNVLDVFTESCGLQTLDLSTNHLQGPLPQSLVKCKDLTVLDLGHNMITDNFPCWLNNLSNLHVFVIRSNRFHGNITCLGLGSNSIQIIDIASNRFSGVLPPTLFTSFKGIIDETRSNLGYLYFKHPLNSAIYYQDSVSVVVKGTNRELEKILNIFTSVDFSNNGFQGSIPVTVGDLKLLKLVNLSHNALSGPVPVPIRKLTNLESLDLSVNKLSGSIPPQLSSLSFLSTLNLSYNELSGRIPRGSQFDTFSDSSFMGNQGLCGMPLNKSCNVNATGEFPRETDEDGSDLYVSIGIGFVVGFVMIVGPLVLLRRWRTWCSNHVDGLVSRIVKTKDERTGLR, from the coding sequence ATGATGATGATTTCCTGGATTTTCCTTGTGATTGGTTTACATGCTCAACCTGCATACAATCAATGCCTCAAGGACCAACAGTCTTTATTGTTAGCATTCAAAAACGATCTGGTTTATGATCCTTCAAGCCAGATTGCCAAGTGGAACCCAAGTGTAGACTGCTGTGACTGGGGTGGGATTACATGCGACAAAGAGGGTCATGTTACAGGACTGGATCTCAGCAGCCAGAATGTGTATGGCTCCATCAACGACTCGTCTAGTCTTTTCGGTCTCGAGTTTCTTCAGTCGCTCAACCTAGCCTACAACGATTTCGACTCGCTGTTGGGATTCAGTAAGCTCACTCAACGTCTCACCTATTTGAATCTGTCCAATGCATACTCTGAAGGTCAGCTTCCTGTTGACTTCTCCCTGATCACAAGCTTGGTCACCCTTGATCTGTCTTTAGCTGCTAGAAATGTTTATATGGTTTATCTTGATCATCTGGAAAACTTAGTTCAGAACCTTACCGAATTAAGACACCTCTATCTTGACTATATCAACATTTTGGCACATAACAATTGGGCCGGGGTGATATCTTCTTCCTTGCCCAATTTGCAGGTTTTAAGCTTGACGAGCTGCGGGCTTCGAGGCTCTTTAGACTCCTCGCTTGGTAACCTCAAACACCTTTCGGTTATTCTTCTAGACGGAAACAACTTTTCTTCTGGAATCCCTGAGTCGTTGGCGGACCTCCAAAATCTTACTGTTTTGAGTCTACCTGGATGCGATCTTACGGGATTGCTTCCATCTAAAATCTTTCAGGTGCCCACTTTGAAGACAATCGATCTTTCTGGAAATGAAATGCTTCAAGGTGCACTTCCGGATTCTGTGGGTGCTCTTGAGCTTGAGAATCTGGATCTTAGTGGCTGTGGATTCAGTGGACCGATTCCAGACTCAATGCAAACCCTTACCAGTCTACGATATCTGGATCTGTCTGCTAATCGCTTCACGGGTCCAATTCCATCGTTTCAATTGTCTAAGAATCATTTGGTGTGGGTAAATTTCTACCAAAACAATTTGACTGGTGGAATCCCTTCTTCTCACTGGGAAGGGTTCGATACGCTTGAGTACCTTAATCTTGCTAGTAATTACTTGACTGGGAGGTTTCCGGAGTCCTTTTTAACACTAAAATCACTTCGAGAGTTGCATCTGTCCAACAACTCCTTTTCCGGAAACATTAACGACCCTTCAAATGTTTCTTCTTATTATAAGTTGAATACAATGGATCTGAGTAGCAACAAATTTGAAGGTCCAATACCTGGATTCATCTTCAAACTTGCAGCCCTTTCGACTCTCAAACTTTCTTCAAATAAATTCACTGGCAGGGTGGACCTACACATGTTTGGAAGGTTGAAGGAGCTTCAGGCACTTGACCTTTCCTATAACAATCTTACCGTCAGTGTAGATCGATCAGAATCAGCATCGGCATCACTCTCTCAAATCAGCACACTCAAATTAGCTTCATGCTACATGCAACATTTTCCTGATTTAAATCTTGATCTCTCATATAATCAACTAAGCGGTGAAATACCCAACTGGATTTGGGAAGTTGGAAACGGCTTTCTCCGGTCTCTAAATTTATCACACAATAGGTTTTCTAGTCTGCAAAAACCATATACCTTTCCTTTCCTACTTGACGTTCTCGACCTGCATTCTAATCATTTGGACGGTGAAATCCCCATTCCTCCGAGACGAGTTTATATTCTGGATTACTCGAGCAACAACTTCAGATCTTCAATCCCGGTTGATTTTGGCAATGTACTCACCTCCACCTTCTTCTTCTCCGTCTCCAACAATAACTTGGTGGGACCCATCCCTCAATCAATATGCAACGCCAGCAGCCtcgttgtacttgatttatcaaATAACAGTCTGAATGGCTCACTACCTTCATGCTTGGCTACCAAGACTCTTAAAGTACTCAATCTCAGAGGAAACAACTTCACCGGCAATGTTTTAGATGTATTTACAGAGAGTTGTGGTCTGCAAACACTAGACCTTAGTACCAATCATCTTCAAGGACCCCTTCCTCAATCTTTGGTGAAGTGCAAAGATCTCACGGTTTTGGATCTCGGTCATAATATGATAACGGATAATTTTCCATGTTGGCTGAATAACTTGTCCAACTTGCATGTTTTTGTCATACGGTCCAACAGATTTCATGGGAACATTACTTGTCTCGGACTGGGATCCAACAGTATTCAAATCATCGACATTGCTTCCAATAGGTTTTCTGGCGTTCTACCTCCAACTTTGTTCACAAGTTTTAAAGGAATCATCGATGAAACTCGATCAAACCTCGGCTACCTGTATTTCAAACATCCACTGAATAGTGCGATATATTATCAAGATTCGGTGAGTGTGGTTGTCAAGGGAACAAACAGGGAGCTTGAAAAAATTCTCAACATCTTCACTTCGGTTGATTTTTCCAACAACGGTTTCCAAGGGAGTATACCTGTAACAGTTGGTGATCTAAAATTGCTTAAACTCGTCAACCTATCCCACAATGCACTATCGGGTCCGGTCCCTGTGCCAATTAGAAAACTGACGAATCTTGAATCACTGGACCTCTCGGTAAACAAGCTAAGTGGAAGCATTCCACCACAGCTTTCAAGTCTTTCATTTCTTTCAACCTTAAATCTGTCATATAATGAGTTGTCGGGTCGCATCCCACGCGGCTCACAGTTTGATACATTTAGTGATTCGTCATTCATGGGTAACCAAGGGTTATGTGGTATGCCGTTGAACAAGAGCTGTAATGTTAATGCTACTGGGGAATTTCCTAGAGAAACAGACGAAGATGGAAGTGATCTGTATGTTAGTATTGGAATCGGATTTGTTGTGGGGTTTGTGATGATTGTCGGTCCACTTGTTCTTTTGAGGAGATGGAGGACATGGTGCAGCAATCATGTTGATGGATTAGTTTCAAGGATTGTGAAAACCAAGGATGAACGAACAGGCCTACGATGA
- the LOC110885514 gene encoding mitochondrial uncoupling protein 1: MVSGDSKSDISFPGIFASSAFAACFAEVCTIPLDTAKVRLQLQKKAVAGDGIGLPKYKGMLGTVATIAREEGLASLWKGIVPGLHRQCLFGGLRIGLYEPIKNLYVGENFVGDVPLTTKILAGLTTGAVAISVANPTDLVKVRLQAEGKLAPGVPRRYSGALNAYSTIARQEGIRALWTGLGPNIARNAIINAAELASYDQVKQTILKIPGFTDNVFTHLLSGLGAGFVAVCVGSPVDVVKSRMMGDPSYKGTIDCFVKTLKNDGPFAFYKGFIPNFGRLGSWNVIMFLTLEQAKKFVKSIESA; the protein is encoded by the exons ATGGTCTCCGGCGATTCCAAATCCGACATTTCATTCCCAGGGATCTTCGCTAGCAGCGCTTTCGCCGCTTGTTTTGCTGAG GTGTGTACAATTCCGTTAGACACTGCAAAGGTGAGGCTTCAATTACAAAAGAAGGCAGTTGCAGGGGATGGGATCGGTTTACCGAAATATAAGGGAATGCTTGGTACTGTAGCTACTATCGCAAGAGAAGAAGGCCTTGCTTCTTTGTGGAAAGGCATTGTTCCTGGTTTACATCGTCAATGCTTGTTTGGCGGTTTACGAATCGGATTGTATGAACCC ATAAAAAACTTGTATGTGGGTGAGAACTTTGTTGGAGACGTTCCTTTGACCACAAAAATACTTGCTGGGCTCACAACCG GTGCTGTTGCTATATCTGTAGCGAATCCTACCGATCTAGTGAAAGTCCGCCTTCAAGCTGAAGGTAAACTGGCACCTGGTGTGCCAAGGCGTTACTCCGGTGCTTTAAATGCGTATTCAACGATAGCGAGACAA GAAGGGATTCGAGCTCTATGGACTGGGTTGGGCCCAAATATTGCCCGTAATGCTATAATAAATGCTGCTGAATTAGCAAGTTATGATCAAGTGAAGCAG ACGATTCTGAAGATCCCTGGATTCACTGATAATGTCTTCACCCATCTTTTATCGGGTTTAGGTGCAGGATTTGTTGCCGTTTGCGTTGGATCCCCGGTTGATGTG GTTAAATCAAGAATGATGGGAGATCCAAGTTACAAAGGAACCATAGATTGTTTTGTGAAGACACTCAAGAATGAT GGACCATTTGCTTTCTACAAAGGCTTTATCCCAAATTTTGGAAGGTTGGGTTCCTGGAACGTCATCATGTTTCTGACCTTGGAGCAG GCGAAGAAGTTCGTTAAGAGCATCGAATCTGCTTGA